A single genomic interval of Burkholderia sp. HI2500 harbors:
- a CDS encoding oligosaccharide repeat unit polymerase, which translates to MRPRGVGEGRPRPRQSGATARKAARVRREAGAYTGYWWEDPARLVLIFILPLYGMLSLSLLVNQKSIARLYFDGYYAWVGALFLLVVVATAWLATTEAQSRRGPPAAPAELLPGVLDFVFVLAMFGNLMLLGGILARPALVLAFLHGEANAYVMLEQKGHFTGLSSFTQAAAPYVVLYFYVFKTPVKGMNRYKAYLGVLAVLTLLRSFIFAERLALIEVALPCVLMIVRFRLRGRFSRLLTLGPYAAIPLLFGLFIANEYNRSWEAYYVTVYDNIFDFAIERLGLYYSTALNNGAGILSVLGWDSGHPMFTFDWLLHFPIIGAPLEPWLDSTDSITVFLNSYADPEFNNPSGIFVHFYEWGWFGLLDAVVLGWVFGRSYAGWRSGAGFWCCAHAVLFVSIMEILRIPNLFSGRNFVPIVLLIVVFRYFVKRPASVAPLTRPAAP; encoded by the coding sequence ATGAGACCGCGTGGCGTGGGCGAAGGCAGGCCCCGTCCGCGACAGAGCGGGGCGACGGCACGCAAGGCGGCGCGTGTCCGTCGCGAGGCAGGTGCTTACACGGGTTACTGGTGGGAAGACCCCGCCCGGCTCGTGCTGATCTTCATCCTGCCGTTGTACGGGATGTTGTCATTGAGTCTGCTGGTCAATCAGAAATCGATTGCGCGGCTCTACTTCGACGGCTATTACGCCTGGGTCGGCGCATTGTTCCTGCTGGTGGTCGTGGCGACGGCGTGGCTGGCGACGACCGAGGCGCAGTCGCGCCGGGGGCCGCCGGCCGCCCCCGCCGAGTTGCTCCCCGGCGTACTCGATTTCGTGTTCGTGCTCGCGATGTTCGGCAATCTGATGCTGCTGGGCGGGATTCTCGCGCGTCCGGCGTTGGTGCTGGCGTTCCTGCACGGCGAAGCGAACGCGTATGTCATGCTCGAGCAGAAAGGGCACTTCACGGGCCTGAGCTCGTTCACCCAGGCAGCCGCGCCGTACGTCGTGCTGTATTTCTACGTGTTCAAGACACCGGTCAAGGGCATGAACCGCTACAAGGCTTACCTCGGCGTGCTCGCGGTGCTGACGCTGCTGCGCAGCTTCATCTTTGCCGAGCGGCTCGCGTTGATCGAGGTGGCGCTGCCGTGCGTGCTCATGATCGTGCGGTTCCGGCTTCGCGGCCGGTTCTCGCGGCTGCTGACGCTCGGGCCGTACGCCGCGATTCCGTTGCTGTTCGGGCTCTTCATCGCGAACGAGTACAACCGGTCGTGGGAGGCCTATTACGTCACCGTCTACGACAACATTTTCGATTTCGCGATCGAACGTCTCGGCTTGTATTACTCGACGGCGCTGAACAACGGTGCGGGGATACTGAGCGTGCTCGGGTGGGACAGCGGTCATCCGATGTTCACCTTCGACTGGCTGCTGCATTTTCCGATCATCGGTGCGCCGTTGGAGCCGTGGCTCGATTCGACCGACAGCATCACCGTGTTCCTGAACAGCTACGCCGACCCGGAATTCAATAATCCGTCGGGGATCTTCGTTCACTTTTACGAATGGGGCTGGTTCGGGCTGCTCGATGCGGTTGTCCTCGGCTGGGTGTTCGGACGGAGCTACGCAGGCTGGCGGAGCGGAGCGGGGTTCTGGTGTTGCGCGCATGCCGTGCTCTTCGTTTCGATCATGGAAATTCTTCGAATTCCGAATTTGTTCAGCGGACGGAATTTCGTGCCGATCGTCTTGCTGATCGTCGTGTTCCGCTATTTCGTCAAGCGACCGGCATCGGTCGCGCCGCTCACCCGTCCTGCCGCGCCGTGA
- a CDS encoding polysaccharide biosynthesis tyrosine autokinase has translation MNTSTLPDSHSGRIPRPSHSVRRYWSVLYGGRRLILCTALAGAIAGGLYALCAAPVYRSDILFQVEQSQTDSKQTSPPGDPSSVFDLKTDASTEIEVLKSRAVLDRAIDSTNLALDVRPHYLPLIGWRFVNAADGLSSPLPGGYVYGTERIDVPTFDVPKRLLGKRFALTVGDDGAYTLQRTGIFGRKGPMWQGRIGQPLHVETPEGAIDVFVRGVAGKPGARFDLTRYSDEEASTWLQKNALISERGKQSNMVGVTLDGTDPVQDSRVLNAIGDAYLAQNTQRKSEAADKLIRYMDGQLPQLKAQLEAAENRFNAFRASHGTVNTSDEALALRQQAVDIETRVQTLQQRREELMTRFMPKHPAVAAVDAQLADAQRTLDTTRKQIQQLPTVEQGVLQLQRDVAVDTALYTNLLNTRQQMVLARASKTGTVRIVDTAKIAEQPIGPHRGVAVVGLLVVGLLAGAAIVIARQRVVGTIGDAEEIEWATGLPVFATVPHSAIAAAAELRTKAGRPGPRASIAPVGAQDAALESLRGLRASLQLEMPAASNPVVLISGPTTGVGKSFVAANIASLAGAAKRRVLLIDADLRKGSLHDRFRYSRAPGLSDVVAGTHALDEAIKRGVTPGLDFIAMGSVVPDPGELLLQPAFAELIGQLASRYDMVVLDGPPLLPVADALVLGRLAGTVFLVARSGVTTLTELDESARRLEHAHIDVRGVILNDYQGAPGRYDYGYTDTNTHQAAATANGMAVSRQQMERAS, from the coding sequence ATGAATACTTCGACCCTGCCTGACTCGCACAGCGGGCGCATTCCGCGGCCGTCCCATTCGGTACGCCGCTACTGGAGCGTGCTGTATGGCGGCCGGCGCCTGATCCTTTGCACCGCGCTTGCGGGCGCGATTGCCGGAGGCCTGTATGCGCTGTGCGCGGCCCCCGTCTACCGCTCCGACATCCTGTTCCAGGTCGAGCAAAGCCAGACCGACTCGAAGCAGACGTCGCCGCCTGGCGATCCATCGTCGGTGTTCGATCTGAAGACGGATGCATCGACGGAGATCGAGGTGCTGAAATCCCGCGCGGTGCTCGATCGCGCGATCGACAGTACCAACCTCGCGCTCGACGTTCGACCGCATTACCTGCCGCTGATCGGCTGGCGGTTCGTGAATGCCGCCGACGGGTTGTCGTCGCCGTTGCCGGGCGGATACGTGTACGGCACCGAACGCATCGACGTGCCGACCTTCGACGTGCCGAAACGACTGCTCGGCAAGCGCTTCGCGTTGACCGTCGGCGATGACGGCGCCTATACGCTGCAGCGCACCGGCATCTTCGGCCGGAAAGGGCCGATGTGGCAGGGCCGTATCGGCCAGCCGTTGCACGTCGAGACACCGGAGGGCGCGATCGACGTGTTCGTGCGCGGCGTGGCCGGCAAGCCCGGCGCACGCTTCGACCTGACGCGTTACAGCGACGAGGAGGCGTCCACGTGGCTGCAGAAGAACGCGCTGATCTCGGAGCGCGGCAAGCAGTCGAACATGGTTGGCGTGACGCTCGACGGCACCGATCCCGTGCAGGACAGCCGCGTGCTGAACGCGATCGGCGACGCGTATCTGGCGCAGAACACGCAACGCAAGTCCGAGGCGGCCGACAAGCTGATCCGCTATATGGACGGCCAGTTGCCGCAGTTGAAGGCCCAGCTGGAGGCGGCGGAAAACCGCTTCAACGCATTCCGCGCATCGCACGGGACGGTCAATACGAGCGACGAAGCGCTGGCATTGCGTCAACAGGCGGTCGACATCGAGACGCGCGTGCAGACGCTGCAGCAGCGGCGTGAGGAACTGATGACGCGCTTCATGCCGAAGCATCCGGCGGTTGCGGCCGTTGATGCGCAGCTCGCCGATGCGCAGCGTACGCTCGACACGACGCGCAAGCAGATCCAGCAGTTGCCGACCGTGGAGCAGGGCGTGCTGCAACTGCAGCGCGACGTGGCCGTGGATACCGCGCTGTACACGAACCTGCTCAATACGCGCCAGCAGATGGTCCTCGCACGTGCCAGCAAGACCGGCACCGTGCGGATCGTCGATACGGCGAAGATCGCCGAGCAGCCGATCGGTCCGCATCGCGGGGTTGCGGTGGTCGGTCTCCTGGTGGTGGGCCTGCTGGCTGGCGCGGCGATCGTGATCGCCCGGCAGCGCGTCGTCGGCACGATCGGCGACGCGGAGGAAATCGAATGGGCGACGGGGCTGCCGGTGTTCGCGACCGTCCCGCACAGCGCGATCGCTGCGGCCGCGGAACTGCGGACAAAGGCCGGCCGGCCCGGTCCGCGCGCATCGATTGCGCCGGTCGGCGCGCAGGACGCCGCGCTCGAAAGCCTGCGCGGTCTGCGCGCGTCGCTGCAATTGGAGATGCCGGCCGCATCGAATCCGGTCGTGCTGATCTCCGGGCCGACGACGGGCGTCGGCAAGTCGTTCGTCGCTGCGAATATCGCGTCGCTCGCCGGTGCCGCGAAACGGCGGGTCCTGCTGATCGACGCCGATCTGCGCAAGGGTTCGCTGCACGACCGGTTCCGCTATAGCCGCGCGCCGGGGTTGTCGGACGTGGTGGCGGGCACCCATGCGCTCGACGAGGCAATCAAGCGCGGCGTCACACCGGGCCTCGATTTCATCGCGATGGGCAGCGTCGTTCCCGATCCGGGCGAACTGCTGCTGCAGCCCGCGTTCGCCGAATTGATCGGGCAGCTCGCGTCGCGCTACGACATGGTGGTGCTCGACGGCCCGCCGTTGCTGCCGGTCGCCGATGCGCTGGTGCTGGGGCGTCTGGCGGGCACGGTGTTCCTCGTCGCGCGTAGCGGCGTGACGACGCTGACGGAGCTCGACGAAAGCGCGCGACGGCTCGAGCACGCGCATATCGATGTGCGCGGCGTGATCCTGAACGATTACCAGGGCGCGCCGGGTCGGTACGACTACGGCTATACGGATACGAATACGCATCAGGCCGCGGCGACCGCCAATGGAATGGCGGTGTCGCGACAACAGATGGAACGTGCTTCATGA